The Nitrospira defluvii nucleotide sequence TCGCCCGTTGGCCCTGCGACGGTGGGGCGACGCCCCATCAGCCGCCGGAGCCCCTGGGAGAGGGTCCCGGCGAGAGAGCCCTCTGAGGCATGGGTTGCGCCCAGTCGATACCGCTTTGATAACTGTTCGACTCGAACGGCCAGGTCACTCATTCATACCAGCGTCTGTTGTGGGCGGTGGTGCAACAATCATCACGACCGGCTGCCGGGTGAGGGCCATGCCGGCATTGGTCGAGATCTGGAATGAGGTCAGCAGGGAACCTTGCCGGATAAAAACTGCTTGAGCTCACCGATGTTTGTCATGTCGGCCAGCTCATTACCCTTGAAGCGGATCCCGAATGCCTGTTCGATCCCGAACATGAGATTGATATGGGCAACGGAGTCCCAGCCTTCGATGTCAGTCGCAGTCATGTCGTCACGTAGCGTGAGTTGATCGTTGTCGAATACCTGACGAAACACGTCTTCGAGGCGAGCATGCAGATCCATGTGGTTCCTCAACTTGTTCTTATGGGTTGATCTCTTGCCGGTTGCCAATCAGCCGGGCCCGGCTGTTCGCAGGCGTCTCGGTTGGGAGACGGGTCCCGCTTCAATTCAAATGTCTCGAGAATCTCTGGTGATTCGGAATGGTCTGCGGAACAGATGTGTCGGACGAGCGAAACGGCGGCTTGTTCGACTTCCAGCGCGCCCTGTCGTCCCATGGCCGTATTGGTCTGATCCGTCAACAATTTTGGCGGCCTGAGAATCAGATGGTGTACCTTTGGGTAGTGCCGCGCCGCCCAGCGGACCAGCCCCTCGACGGCAGATTTCGTGGTGACATACTGCGGAAACTCAGCGGGAAGTTCCGTCACAAACGATGATGAGAGCACAATGTTCCATCCTCCCTGCTCGGCCAGCGTGCCGAGAAAGCTGGCCATAGGGCCGGTGACAAGCGCGAGACTTCTTGCCAAAAACTCTTCAAATTGCGCGAGCCTTTCCGGCGCGAACGGGAGGGGACGAATGGGCGGAGACGCGTTACAAATCAGTAGGTCCAGTCTGCCATATCGATTGAGTGTGGTCTGTCGTGCGGTCGCACACCATTCGGTATCCGCCGCGTCTCCCTGCAGGAGCATGATACGGTCGGCATCCGCTCCAAGGCTGGCTCGAATCCGTTCGGCTTCCTGTGTGGAGCGATGATAGTTCATGACGACGGAGCAGCCTTGTGAAGCCAGTGCCTGGGTAATGGCCGCGCCCAGACCACGACTGCCTCCGATGACCAAGGCGACCTTCCCGCTCAGCCGTTGTGATGGAGGGAGGATGTTGATGATCCGGCTGAGTGAGGGCTGTGGAGAGTCCTGCCGTACGAATGCCCACATCTGCGCCGTCGCACCAGGCGTGTGTCCAGACGATAGTGTGCCGGTGGTGTGCAGGAGGTCATAGCGCTCGTCGAGTTCTTCAACGACAGCCTCGTAATTGAACGGGCCGTTGTGTGTGTCCAGTTCGGGAAGGAAGCTGAGGATCAATCGCCAGAAGACGGCTCGTTGCCCGGGCAGCTCCATGCCCACCAAAAAACTTGCCCACATCATGGCTGCAATCTGGTGTGATGTTGCGCCTTTTCCTGACAGTCCCCATCGGGTGACGACCTGAACAAACTCTTTTGGGCCAGGCCCATATTCCCCTGTCACCCTCGTGCCAGGAGTCAGGTCTGTCTTCGTCCGATCCGCCGCTTCCGAAACGGAGGAGCCCTCGTGAATCCGTAGGAGTTGAGCCGGCACTTGTGCCGGAGCAAATGCGAAGGTTGCTTTCAGCATCAGACGAGTGGTGTCGTAGAGTTTGACGATTTCGCAATCAATCGAGGGAGTGGACACTTCCAATCGATACGACACGCCGACCGTAAGGGGATTGCGAAACTCGACCGAAAGACTCTGGAGCCGATGATGTGGGCGATCCGGAAGTTGTCCGAGAGCCGCCAGCACCCCGAGGATTCCGAACACGACAGGCTCCCCATAGGGTGTAGCCCTGGCGTATTCCTCGGAAACATGCAATGGGTTGTGGTCGTGGCTGGCCGCGCTGAATCGGGCCAAATCTTCGCCCGTGAAGGAAATGGTTGCGGTCTTGGCCCGGGAAGGGTTGCCCGAGGCGTTGCGCTCAGGACTGGCCATCAGCCTGCTCCCAGAAATCAACGCTTTTGACAAACGGATTCGTCGGTGGGCCGTTCGCCAGCAGATCATACGTCCAGGTTTCAACACCCTCGGTTGAGTCGAGTCGGCTGAAGCCCTGTTTGGCATAGGCCTCTGCGGCCATGGCGTTCTTCGGCGTCGGAATGTAGGTGCCACGGATCGACGTACAGCCGAGCTGTCGTGCCCGTCGGCACAGATGTTCGAGCATGGTGGCCTCGACGGTGCGTCCGATGACACGGCAACTCATGAGCCAGGTATCGATATCCAGAGTGCTGCCGTCGTGGCGCGCGATCATTACGCTCACGAGCCCGTGATCGGCGTACCGATCGCGCAGTCGCAAGGCGAGATGCACGTATGTCGTGTCCTTGACGAAGGCCTCCAATTGCGACATGCCATGGCGCCGGGTCGTGAGGTTGAATTGGTTGGTCTTGCCGATCAGTTGGGCGATCCGTGGCAGCTGCGTCTCTTCGAAGGGGGTGACGATGGCCTGCATCTGGAGGCTGCGATAAAAGTCTTCGATCGAGCTTGCTGATGCTTCTAGCGCTTTGATGTGAGCACGGGCTTGATACTGGGCGGTCCGCTCGCTGTCTTCGGCCGTCATGGATGCCGTTTCCAATAGGAGATATTGTGAAAGCGTTCGGACGTAATACGCGGGGTCTTCGGGCATTGGAAGAACATCCACCTGAGGCAGAAACTTTCGAACGATCTCTCGTTCCACAGGATTGTCGTCCACGAAGACGAGCGAGTCCAAGCCAATTTGCAGCGTGTCGGCAATAGAACGAATATTTTCTGGTTTAGATGTCCAGTTGGCGACGAACAGCGCGATGTCATGCAGCTTCAAGCGCATCTCGGGATGTCGTTCAAATGGCTGGATGGCATCGGCATGATTGTTTTTTGAGCAGACGGCGAGGATGACCCCTTTGCGTTTAAGCTTCAGCAGGTACTCTTGGAAAGCCACAAACGCTTCGCCTTCTGCGCCGTGCCCTAGTTTAATGCCGGCCAGGCCGTCCTCAGCAATCACACCGCCCCATAACGTATTGTCTAGGTCGAGCACCAGACACTTCCGGCTCAAGCCAACATCCGCGGCGATCACTGCAGCCGTGTGCCTGGCGAGCAACGGCAAGGCATCCAGAGCCACGGCTTGTTTCGACATGTTCCAGTAGCGCGGATCGCACCAGCGCTGTTTGCCGATCAGCGCGGAGAGGCGTTCACAGTCTACGATGGAGACGGCGGTTCCCGCCGCCTGTCCGAGTCCCGTGTTGACGGCTTGTGTCATCATGTATCGAGAGCCAGGAAGCCTGGTGGCCAGATGTCCTAAGGGGATGTCGCAGGGTAAGACGAAATTATGCTGGACAATTCGGGCGCGCGATTGGTTGCTGACCAGAGTCCAGAGCGTGGTCCACCTGGTGATCTCTGTGTGAACCTCCCGCGTGGGGTCCGAACTGAACTCCGGGAGATGTACATCCCCTTCGTGCACCGCTAGAAGCACAATGTCGGGCGCGAAGGCGTAGAGTGGGCTGGCTGGGTTGATGATCTCCTGCTGGTATTGCCCATAGGGACTTTCGTACAGATCGATCTGGATGCCGATCCGAGCCCCCGCGAGGCGTAACATCGCGCCGAGTTGCGTGGTGGTGTAACTGCCGGCGATGGCAACTTTCGTCCTTCTGGCAGTCGGCCATGCGGTGTGTTGAACATTGCGTTGGAATAACGTCCAGCCAGCCTGCCAGGCTGTATAGTCGTCGCCTCCATCAACGATGGACAGTGCCCAGCGGCAAGCTTCCGAATGGTTGCCGATGCGATCATAGCTTCGCGCAAGTTTCAGGCAGAGTGAGGACGCTGCAGGTACGGTAACCGCGTCGAGGTATGACTGGATGGCTTCTTTGATCAATCCTTGTCGGACGAGGGTGTCACCACGAACTTCCGGCGTGTCACCGGCCGTGGCTTGTCCAGCAGGCGTGATACCGTTCGGGGTCATTCCGGCGTTCTCAGATGCGTTGCTGCATGTTTGTGGTGGGGGCGGGCTCTTGAGAGGATTTGGGGAGCCGAATGACACGCGGCGCTTCGGTGAACACCCGCGCTCCTGCCGGGACATCTGCCATGACCACGACGTTAGGTCCGAGCACTGCCCCATCGCCGATTTTCACGGCGGCAAGGATCACCGCTCCCGGTCCTACCTCGACACGGTTGCCTAGTTGAGGGCCCCTGTGGAGGGTTTTTTCTCCTCCATAGCCCGCTCCGATCGTGGCGCCATGCCTGATGAGACAGTCATCGCCGACGAAGGTTTTCCAGTGAAACACGATGCCGTGCTGATGAACCAAGCACAGCCTCCGCCCGAGCGTAACCGTGAGGGGAATCTCGATTCCATAGTGATTGCGGACGTATCGATAGAGCAGACCATAGACGCCGAGTAGCACAGTTTTCAGGACACCGGGGCGCTTGTTGGTGGTCCAGGTGCCGAAGCGATGGACTGCAATGGCGCGAAACCCAGGCATCGTCCAATCGTGTTGATTGGCGGCCCAGTCTTCTGAAATCTGGGCGGCCAAGTCCTGTACGCTTCGATACAGGCGCAGTAGCGAGCTCAGCATGGGGAGTTCCGCAGGGTGAAGCAGCCGTGTCAACGCATTCATGTCATGTTCTCCTGCCGGGTCCCGATGCGCCCCTCCGGCTCCATCAGTTCGTTGCACCGTGGGCTGCGCGTATGATGCAACGGAGAGCCTGGGAGAGTGAGAGCCCTATATCGCACGCATGTGGATGGGTGCGTGGATGCCTTCGTGTGCGGAGGGGCTTCACCGGGTGCACGTAGCCAATCTTACCATATGTCCAGCTATACTGGACAGTCGAAAAGTGGATGTCCGGTGAAGAAAGTTGTTGTCGGTACTCCGCCGGTATGCGTGTAGCTGTTACGAGGACGACCTCTGAATCCGTCACATTCGTCCGTGCCGTGGTGACCCAGTAGCACTGCGTTCTGCTCACCGGATTGAGCTGCGCCCGGCCACCGCCCGCCGGAGGAAAATTGCTCGGCTCCTTTCGCTCTGTCGACTAGGGAAATTCCTAGGGCATTTTTCGATTCGGAATGCTCGCCGGCCTAAGCCGGTTGTGCTGGTTGTACATGGGGCCGCAGTGGCCCTGGGCCTGCGCCTACCCTGAGTTGCCATCCGGCACTTTCCTGGCTTGTATGGCAGGGGGGGGCATGGTACTATTCGCCGTCTCGCGCTGGGGCCTGGTGAGGGATGCGTTGAAATAGTTCAGGCCTGATTCGATGTTGCCTTGCCCGGGAATCTAATCGAAAGCCAGACCCAAGTCGCTCCGTTTTGTCGCGTCTTCGGCCCGTCCTTTCCCTTTCTTTCCTTCGATCAAGACAATGTCACTACCCAAGAGGAGGACCCACATGGGTTCTAAAATTTATGTTGGCGGGTTGCCCTATTCGGCAACCGAACAGCAGTTGAGTGATTTGTTCGCGGTGCATGGGTCGGTGGAATCCGCCCGGATCATCACGGACAAGTTTACCGGCCAATCGAGAGGTTTCGGATTCGTTGAAATGGCCTCTTCCGATGAGGCGCAAAAGGCGATTTCGGCTCTCAACGGGTCGGACATGGGTGGCCGGACATTGACGGTCAATGAAGCGCGTCCGCAGGAGCCTCGTTCCGGCGGTCCCGGACGGAGCGGCGGGGGGTTTAACGATCGCGGGGGCAAGCGCGATCGCTGGTAACGCCCACTTGTGAGTCAGATCGGGGCAGTCATCCTCAGGGTGACTGCCCTTTTTTTATGCCGCGTTATGCCGCCGCATGACGAAAGGCTTTCTGGACAGGGGGTAACCGAGGTTGAGGTATCGGCAAGAATCCCTTAAGGCCAGAGAGTGTGGAGTTGCCTCGTCGACGAGGCTCACGGAGGGCAACCCGCAGAGGTGTCGCCGCGAATGTGTCTATTCAAGAAGCCGGAGAGACAAGTCATCGAAATAGGTGATGGCGT carries:
- a CDS encoding acyl carrier protein, whose protein sequence is MDLHARLEDVFRQVFDNDQLTLRDDMTATDIEGWDSVAHINLMFGIEQAFGIRFKGNELADMTNIGELKQFLSGKVPC
- a CDS encoding SDR family NAD(P)-dependent oxidoreductase encodes the protein MASPERNASGNPSRAKTATISFTGEDLARFSAASHDHNPLHVSEEYARATPYGEPVVFGILGVLAALGQLPDRPHHRLQSLSVEFRNPLTVGVSYRLEVSTPSIDCEIVKLYDTTRLMLKATFAFAPAQVPAQLLRIHEGSSVSEAADRTKTDLTPGTRVTGEYGPGPKEFVQVVTRWGLSGKGATSHQIAAMMWASFLVGMELPGQRAVFWRLILSFLPELDTHNGPFNYEAVVEELDERYDLLHTTGTLSSGHTPGATAQMWAFVRQDSPQPSLSRIINILPPSQRLSGKVALVIGGSRGLGAAITQALASQGCSVVMNYHRSTQEAERIRASLGADADRIMLLQGDAADTEWCATARQTTLNRYGRLDLLICNASPPIRPLPFAPERLAQFEEFLARSLALVTGPMASFLGTLAEQGGWNIVLSSSFVTELPAEFPQYVTTKSAVEGLVRWAARHYPKVHHLILRPPKLLTDQTNTAMGRQGALEVEQAAVSLVRHICSADHSESPEILETFELKRDPSPNRDACEQPGPADWQPARDQPIRTS
- a CDS encoding HAD-IIIC family phosphatase, which produces MTPNGITPAGQATAGDTPEVRGDTLVRQGLIKEAIQSYLDAVTVPAASSLCLKLARSYDRIGNHSEACRWALSIVDGGDDYTAWQAGWTLFQRNVQHTAWPTARRTKVAIAGSYTTTQLGAMLRLAGARIGIQIDLYESPYGQYQQEIINPASPLYAFAPDIVLLAVHEGDVHLPEFSSDPTREVHTEITRWTTLWTLVSNQSRARIVQHNFVLPCDIPLGHLATRLPGSRYMMTQAVNTGLGQAAGTAVSIVDCERLSALIGKQRWCDPRYWNMSKQAVALDALPLLARHTAAVIAADVGLSRKCLVLDLDNTLWGGVIAEDGLAGIKLGHGAEGEAFVAFQEYLLKLKRKGVILAVCSKNNHADAIQPFERHPEMRLKLHDIALFVANWTSKPENIRSIADTLQIGLDSLVFVDDNPVEREIVRKFLPQVDVLPMPEDPAYYVRTLSQYLLLETASMTAEDSERTAQYQARAHIKALEASASSIEDFYRSLQMQAIVTPFEETQLPRIAQLIGKTNQFNLTTRRHGMSQLEAFVKDTTYVHLALRLRDRYADHGLVSVMIARHDGSTLDIDTWLMSCRVIGRTVEATMLEHLCRRARQLGCTSIRGTYIPTPKNAMAAEAYAKQGFSRLDSTEGVETWTYDLLANGPPTNPFVKSVDFWEQADGQS
- a CDS encoding serine O-acetyltransferase — its product is MNALTRLLHPAELPMLSSLLRLYRSVQDLAAQISEDWAANQHDWTMPGFRAIAVHRFGTWTTNKRPGVLKTVLLGVYGLLYRYVRNHYGIEIPLTVTLGRRLCLVHQHGIVFHWKTFVGDDCLIRHGATIGAGYGGEKTLHRGPQLGNRVEVGPGAVILAAVKIGDGAVLGPNVVVMADVPAGARVFTEAPRVIRLPKSSQEPAPTTNMQQRI
- a CDS encoding RNA recognition motif domain-containing protein, encoding MGSKIYVGGLPYSATEQQLSDLFAVHGSVESARIITDKFTGQSRGFGFVEMASSDEAQKAISALNGSDMGGRTLTVNEARPQEPRSGGPGRSGGGFNDRGGKRDRW